Proteins encoded within one genomic window of Amycolatopsis nigrescens CSC17Ta-90:
- a CDS encoding LLM class F420-dependent oxidoreductase codes for MTVNLGRIGIWRPVWDLTPGLAVEIEKLGYGAIWVGGSPDGGLELEESLLDATSSIAVATGIVNMWKDDAATVGASYHRLAAKHPGRFLLGVGIGHPEATQVYQKPYDKIVSYLDELDEAGVPVEDRVLAALGPKVLKLSGERTAGAHPYLTVPAHTREARQVLGDGPLLAPEQKVVLETDPDKARAIGRPAVQHPYLGLVNYTRNLLRLGYSEQDIADGGSDRLIDDLALHGDAETIARGVRAHLEAGADHVNIQVLGDDPLPGYRALAPLLL; via the coding sequence ATGACTGTGAATCTGGGCAGGATCGGTATCTGGCGGCCCGTGTGGGACCTCACCCCCGGACTGGCGGTCGAGATCGAGAAGCTGGGCTACGGCGCCATCTGGGTCGGCGGGTCGCCGGACGGCGGGCTCGAACTGGAGGAGAGCCTGCTGGACGCGACCAGCTCGATCGCGGTGGCCACCGGCATCGTGAACATGTGGAAGGACGACGCGGCCACCGTGGGCGCCTCCTACCACCGGCTCGCGGCCAAGCACCCCGGCCGGTTCCTGCTTGGCGTCGGCATCGGGCACCCGGAAGCGACCCAGGTCTACCAGAAGCCCTACGACAAGATCGTCTCCTACCTGGACGAGCTGGACGAGGCCGGTGTGCCGGTCGAAGACAGGGTGCTGGCCGCGCTCGGGCCGAAGGTGCTGAAGCTCTCCGGCGAGCGGACCGCCGGCGCGCACCCGTACCTGACCGTGCCCGCGCACACCCGCGAGGCGCGCCAGGTCCTCGGCGACGGGCCGCTGCTCGCGCCGGAGCAGAAGGTGGTGCTGGAGACCGACCCGGACAAGGCCCGCGCGATCGGCCGTCCCGCGGTGCAGCACCCCTATCTCGGCCTGGTCAACTACACCAGGAACCTGCTGCGGCTCGGCTACTCCGAGCAGGACATCGCCGACGGCGGCAGCGACCGGCTGATCGACGACCTCGCGTTGCACGGTGACGCGGAGACCATCGCCCGCGGCGTGCGCGCGCACCTCGAAGCCGGCGCGGACCACGTCAACATCCAGGTCCTCGGCGACGACCCGCTGCCCGGCTACCGCGCCCTCGCCCCCCTCCTCCTCTGA
- a CDS encoding YciI family protein → MAWYLVEIRYVQEKLAEVRPRHREFLNRLAAEGVVAVAGPLGDNSGGISLYRAENEAALQELIDQDPYHLEGAIAERTVREFKPVIGAWVPDAQ, encoded by the coding sequence GTGGCCTGGTATCTGGTGGAAATCCGCTATGTCCAAGAAAAACTGGCCGAGGTTCGGCCACGGCACCGGGAGTTCCTGAACCGGCTGGCCGCCGAAGGCGTGGTGGCCGTGGCCGGCCCGCTCGGCGACAACAGTGGCGGGATCTCGCTCTACCGTGCCGAGAACGAAGCCGCGCTCCAGGAACTGATCGACCAGGACCCCTATCACCTCGAAGGGGCCATCGCCGAGCGGACCGTGCGCGAGTTCAAGCCGGTGATCGGCGCCTGGGTGCCTGACGCTCAGTAA
- a CDS encoding pyridoxamine 5'-phosphate oxidase family protein: MSRRDQIRMTPDEVRAYLAEQKVINVATIGPNGRPHLAPLWYFPHGDGVATWTYGSAQKTVNLRRLPQATVLIESGDTYETLRGVSLEADVELVEDTAKVTEIGITLTQRYAGAQPGDPVPDALAEFIGKQAPKRVGLLFKPTKVVSWDHTKLGGVY, translated from the coding sequence ATGTCACGCCGCGACCAGATCCGGATGACGCCCGACGAGGTACGCGCGTACCTGGCCGAGCAGAAGGTCATCAACGTGGCGACGATCGGGCCGAACGGGCGCCCGCACCTGGCCCCGCTCTGGTACTTCCCGCACGGTGACGGGGTCGCGACCTGGACCTACGGCAGCGCGCAGAAGACGGTCAACCTGCGCCGCCTGCCGCAGGCCACGGTGCTGATCGAGTCGGGGGACACGTACGAGACCCTCCGCGGGGTCTCGCTGGAGGCCGACGTCGAACTCGTCGAGGACACCGCGAAGGTCACCGAAATCGGCATCACGCTGACCCAGCGCTACGCCGGCGCCCAGCCCGGCGACCCGGTGCCGGACGCGCTCGCCGAGTTCATCGGCAAACAGGCGCCGAAGCGGGTCGGCCTGCTGTTCAAGCCGACCAAGGTGGTCAGCTGGGACCACACCAAGCTCGGCGGCGTTTACTGA
- the nagA gene encoding N-acetylglucosamine-6-phosphate deacetylase, which translates to MGGKLATPAGLLENGWLAISGELIENVGTGSPPPGKQVDVQGALVVPGFVDTHCHGGGGGSFSSGEEKELTSAIAAHRRHGTTTLLASLVSDPIGELAGQMAVLNELVADGELAGIHLEGPFISQARCGAHDPDALREPDAATVDRLLAAGKGSVRMVTLAPELHGGVRAVRQLAESGVIAAIGHTDGVEEQIRPAIDAGATVATHLFNGMRPLHHREPGPIGALLDDERVTVELICDLVHMHPTVVRLAATHAGKGRTVLITDAMSATDAADGSYRLGRLEVDVRDGVATLADNGSLAGSTLTMDNAFRNLVHSARLDVMDAVHATSAKPAALLGLTGKTGALRAGLAADLVVLDADLCPSKVLRRGEWVAGVGAGQTS; encoded by the coding sequence ATGGGTGGAAAATTGGCCACCCCTGCCGGGCTGTTGGAAAATGGCTGGCTGGCCATTTCCGGCGAGCTGATCGAGAACGTCGGGACCGGCTCCCCGCCCCCGGGCAAACAGGTGGACGTCCAGGGCGCCCTGGTGGTCCCCGGCTTCGTGGACACGCACTGCCACGGCGGTGGCGGCGGCTCGTTCTCCAGCGGCGAGGAGAAGGAGCTGACCAGCGCCATCGCCGCGCACCGGCGGCACGGCACCACCACCCTGCTGGCCAGCCTGGTCTCCGACCCGATCGGCGAGCTGGCCGGCCAGATGGCCGTGCTGAACGAGCTGGTGGCCGACGGCGAGCTGGCCGGCATCCACCTGGAGGGGCCGTTCATCTCCCAGGCCAGGTGCGGCGCGCACGACCCGGACGCGCTGCGCGAGCCGGACGCCGCCACCGTGGACCGGCTGCTGGCCGCCGGCAAGGGCTCGGTCCGGATGGTCACCCTCGCCCCGGAGCTGCACGGCGGGGTGCGCGCGGTACGCCAGCTGGCCGAGTCCGGGGTGATCGCCGCGATCGGGCACACGGACGGCGTGGAGGAGCAGATCCGGCCCGCGATCGACGCCGGCGCCACCGTGGCCACCCACCTGTTCAACGGGATGCGCCCGCTGCACCACCGCGAGCCCGGCCCGATCGGCGCGCTGCTGGACGACGAGCGGGTCACCGTGGAACTGATCTGCGACCTGGTGCACATGCACCCCACCGTGGTCCGGCTGGCCGCGACGCACGCCGGCAAGGGCCGCACGGTGCTGATCACCGACGCGATGTCGGCCACCGACGCGGCGGATGGCAGCTACCGGCTCGGCAGGCTCGAGGTGGACGTGCGGGACGGGGTGGCCACGCTGGCCGACAACGGCTCGCTCGCCGGCAGCACGCTGACCATGGACAACGCCTTCCGCAACCTGGTGCACAGCGCCCGGCTGGACGTCATGGACGCGGTGCACGCGACCTCGGCCAAACCGGCCGCGCTGCTCGGCCTGACCGGGAAGACCGGCGCGCTGCGCGCGGGACTGGCCGCCGACCTGGTGGTGCTGGACGCGGACCTGTGCCCGTCGAAGGTGCTGCGCCGTGGCGAATGGGTGGCCGGCGTCGGCGCAGGTCAGACGTCGTGA
- a CDS encoding SDR family oxidoreductase, with protein MNPLSLLTGKRQVNGKVVLITGAARGIGAGLAERLAARGAKVALVGLEAEEQRKVAERIGPNARAWEADVTDWDALERATAGVVAHFGGIDVVIANAGIATTGFVRSVDPAAFEKVIEVDLLGVWRTFRVTLPHVIERKGYLLAISSLAAITHAPGMANYAAAKAGVEAFCNSLRAELAHLKVKVGVAHPTWIRTDLVESADAHPVFGRLRAGMPGLLGKTYPLNVALESLEQGVLRRARTIHVPRWVGGLKLIRAFLPPIIEIGSRSRVPGADKAALADIKERGALESSVAGHGGRAATKR; from the coding sequence GTGAACCCGCTCTCCCTGCTGACCGGCAAACGCCAGGTCAACGGCAAGGTCGTACTCATCACCGGCGCGGCAAGGGGCATCGGCGCCGGGCTGGCCGAGCGGCTCGCCGCGCGTGGCGCGAAGGTGGCGCTGGTCGGGCTCGAAGCCGAGGAACAGCGCAAGGTCGCGGAGCGGATCGGGCCGAACGCGCGGGCCTGGGAGGCGGACGTCACCGACTGGGACGCGCTGGAGCGGGCCACCGCGGGCGTGGTCGCGCACTTCGGCGGGATCGACGTGGTGATCGCCAACGCCGGCATCGCGACCACCGGGTTCGTGCGCTCGGTCGACCCGGCCGCGTTCGAGAAGGTGATCGAGGTCGACCTGCTCGGCGTCTGGCGGACCTTCCGGGTCACCCTGCCGCACGTGATCGAGCGCAAGGGCTACCTGCTGGCGATTTCCTCGCTGGCCGCCATCACGCACGCCCCTGGCATGGCGAACTACGCCGCCGCGAAGGCCGGGGTGGAGGCGTTCTGCAACAGCCTGCGCGCCGAGCTGGCCCACCTCAAGGTCAAGGTCGGCGTCGCGCACCCCACCTGGATCCGCACCGACCTGGTGGAGAGCGCGGACGCGCACCCGGTGTTCGGCAGGCTGCGGGCCGGGATGCCGGGGCTGCTCGGCAAGACCTACCCGCTGAACGTCGCGCTGGAGTCCCTGGAGCAGGGCGTGCTGCGCCGGGCCCGCACGATCCACGTGCCGCGCTGGGTCGGCGGGCTCAAGCTGATCCGCGCCTTCCTGCCGCCGATCATCGAGATCGGGTCCCGGTCCAGGGTGCCCGGCGCGGACAAGGCGGCGCTGGCCGACATCAAGGAACGCGGTGCGCTGGAGTCCTCCGTCGCCGGGCACGGCGGCCGGGCCGCGACCAAGCGCTAG
- a CDS encoding SigE family RNA polymerase sigma factor, translated as MPEGSAESSVERTLGHLRTIDGPAPAAPPAAPLNLEDLYRTHRMRLVRLAILLVDEPATAEDVVQEAFTGLHRNWGKLRDAAAAVGYLRTAVVNGSRSVLRRRKTAREYVPPHAVNARSAESLAMLSTEHQAVVSALSKLPPRQREVLVLRYYGGLSEAEISEAAGISKGTVKSTASRALEALQKAMQNPN; from the coding sequence ATGCCGGAGGGCAGTGCGGAAAGCAGCGTGGAACGCACGCTCGGGCACCTGCGGACGATCGACGGGCCGGCACCGGCGGCACCGCCGGCCGCGCCGCTGAACCTGGAGGACCTCTACCGGACGCACCGGATGCGGCTGGTCCGGCTGGCCATCCTGCTTGTCGACGAGCCCGCCACCGCGGAGGACGTGGTGCAGGAGGCGTTCACCGGGCTGCACCGCAACTGGGGGAAGCTGCGCGACGCCGCGGCCGCAGTCGGATACCTGCGAACGGCGGTAGTGAATGGGTCACGAAGCGTACTGCGCCGCCGCAAGACCGCGCGCGAGTACGTGCCGCCGCACGCGGTCAACGCGCGCTCCGCGGAGAGCCTGGCGATGCTGTCCACCGAGCACCAGGCCGTGGTCAGCGCACTGTCCAAGTTGCCGCCAAGGCAGCGGGAGGTGCTGGTGCTGAGGTACTACGGCGGGTTGTCCGAGGCGGAGATCTCGGAAGCGGCCGGCATTTCCAAAGGGACCGTAAAATCCACCGCGAGCAGGGCACTGGAAGCCCTCCAGAAGGCCATGCAGAACCCCAACTAG
- a CDS encoding aldo/keto reductase, producing the protein MVKIGNTDLDVFGINLGGNVFGWTADEAESFAVLDAYAAAGGNFLDTADVYMARIEGNSGGESETIIGNWLASRGRRDDTVVATKVGMWGKRPGLSAKNIKEAAEDSLRRLRTDHIDLYYAHRDDPDTPLEETLGAFDELVRAGKVRYIAASNYTADRLAEALSISDSAGLARYAALQPHYNLVERDYERELAPLAEREGLGTLPYFALAKGFLTGKYRSADGAGDSPRADGALAYLDERGERVLAALDEAAAAHRVPVAAVALAWLAAQPTVAAPIASARNTGQLTGLLAAAQLELTEDELRKLTVASTTSQ; encoded by the coding sequence ATGGTGAAGATCGGCAATACGGACCTGGACGTGTTCGGCATCAACCTCGGCGGCAACGTATTCGGCTGGACCGCCGACGAGGCGGAGTCCTTTGCCGTGCTGGACGCCTATGCCGCGGCCGGGGGTAACTTCCTGGACACCGCGGACGTGTACATGGCGCGGATCGAGGGCAACTCCGGTGGTGAATCGGAGACCATCATCGGCAACTGGCTGGCCAGCCGCGGCCGGCGCGACGACACCGTGGTGGCCACCAAGGTGGGCATGTGGGGGAAACGGCCGGGGCTTTCGGCGAAGAACATCAAAGAAGCCGCCGAGGATTCGCTGCGACGGCTGCGCACCGACCATATCGATCTGTACTACGCACACCGGGACGACCCGGACACCCCGCTGGAAGAAACCCTGGGCGCTTTCGACGAACTGGTCCGCGCCGGAAAAGTCCGCTACATCGCGGCTTCGAACTACACCGCCGACCGGCTGGCCGAGGCATTGTCCATTTCGGACAGTGCGGGCCTTGCCCGCTACGCCGCCCTGCAACCGCACTACAACCTGGTGGAACGCGACTACGAACGCGAGCTGGCGCCACTGGCCGAGCGCGAGGGCCTCGGCACCCTGCCGTACTTCGCACTGGCCAAGGGCTTCCTGACCGGCAAGTACCGGTCGGCCGACGGCGCGGGTGACAGTCCGCGTGCCGACGGCGCGCTGGCCTACCTGGACGAGCGCGGCGAGCGCGTGCTGGCCGCGCTGGACGAGGCGGCGGCCGCGCACCGGGTGCCGGTGGCCGCGGTGGCGCTGGCCTGGCTGGCCGCCCAGCCGACCGTGGCCGCGCCGATCGCCAGCGCCCGCAACACCGGCCAGCTCACCGGCCTGCTCGCCGCGGCCCAGCTCGAGCTGACCGAGGACGAGCTGCGGAAGCTGACCGTGGCGTCTACTACTAGCCAGTAG